From a region of the Gossypium raimondii isolate GPD5lz chromosome 10, ASM2569854v1, whole genome shotgun sequence genome:
- the LOC105777808 gene encoding receptor-like cytoplasmic kinase 176: protein MGSCFSSRIKAAESPLHHGVNLSSKMSPVSVPITEGEILQASNLKSFNFNDLRTATRNFRPDSVLGEGGFGCVFKGWIDENTFTASKPGTGMVIAVKRLNQEGFQGHHEWLAEINYLGQLDHPNLVKLVGYCLEDDHRLLVYEFMPKGSLENHLFRRNSYFQPLSWNLRMKVALGAAKGLEFLHSDEVKVIYRDFKTSNILLDSNYNAKLSDFGLAKDGPTGDKSHVSTRVMGTHGYAAPEYVATGHLTARSDVYSFGVVLLEMLTGKRAVDKNRPSREHNLVDWAKPYLTSKRKFFQIMDVRIKGQYTPEAALKAAYLALQCLSTEPKVRPKMTAVVKALEQLQDSGDDKGVHQNAAAHSSRPNSRYALKKNPDGPQPSASPLST, encoded by the exons ATGGGGTCTTGTTTTAGTTCTAGAATCAAAGCTGCCGAGAGCCCTCTCCACCATG GGGTTAATTTAAGCAGTAAAATGTCGCCTGTTTCGGTGCCTATAACAGAGGGGGAGATTTTGCAAGCTTCTAATTTGAAGAGCTTTAATTTCAATGATCTAAGAACAGCTACGAGGAATTTCCGACCGGATAGTGTTTTGGGTGAAGGTGGGTTCGGTTGTGTTTTCAAGGGTTGGATTGATGAGAATACATTTACAGCTTCTAAGCCTGGTACTGGCATGGTTATTGCTGTCAAAAGGCTTAACCAGGAGGGTTTTCAAGGCCACCATGAATGGCTG GCTGAAATCAACTATCTGGGTCAGCTTGATCATCCTAATCTTGTGAAATTAGTCGGTTATTGCTTAGAAGACGATCATCGGCTTCTTGTTTACGAGTTCATGCCGAAAGGCAGCTTAGAGAATCATCTTTTTAGAA GGAATTCTTATTTTCAACCACTTTCTTGGAACCTTCGGATGAAGGTTGCTCTTGGTGCCGCCAAGGGCCTTGAATTTCTACATTCTGATGAGGTGAAAGTCATATATAGAGACTTCAAAACTTCGAACATCTTGCTTGATTCG AACTATAATGCAAAACTCTCTGATTTTGGTCTGGCCAAAGATGGACCAACTGGTGATAAAAGCCATGTCTCAACTCGGGTCATGGGAACCCATGGCTATGCAGCTCCTGAGTATGTAGCAACAG GTCATCTGACTGCGAGAAGTGACGTGTACAGTTTTGGTGTTGTTCTTCTTGAAATGTTAACTGGCAAGCGAGCAGTAGACAAGAACCGACCATCTAGAGAACATAATTTAGTTGACTGGGCTAAGCCTTACCTTACTAGCAAACGTAAGTTTTTCCAAATTATGGATGTTCGTATCAAAGGCCAATACACACCTGAAGCGGCATTAAAAGCTGCGTATCTTGCGCTGCAATGCCTATCTACGGAACCGAAGGTTAGACCGAAAATGACCGCGGTAGTGAAAGCACTAGAGCAACTTCAAGACTCCGGTGACGACAAAGGGGTCCATCAGAATGCAGCAGCTCATAGTTCTCGTCCGAATTCGAGGTATGCTCTGAAGAAAAATCCCGACGGACCCCAGCCATCTGCATCTCCATTAAGTACATAA
- the LOC105777806 gene encoding serine/arginine-rich SC35-like splicing factor SCL30, which translates to MRRYSPQYHSPPRRGYGGRERDFPRRGYGGGGGGGSGYGRREQSHGSLLVRNIPLDCRPEELRIPFERFGLVRDVYIPKDYYTGQPRGFAFVQFVDSYDASEAQRRMNGKIFAGREISVVVAAETRKRPEEMRHKSRARGPSGYGGRSSYYGRSRSRSPSRMRSPHHPSSSRGRYRSRSYSPAPRRRGNYSVSPGRRHEEQPRSPVGPPQERDGDYSHRSYSPGYENADGNGYGEKSAIEPENSRAAWRRSPCRSSRSPGRYSRSPSGSRSRSADLHVGIADK; encoded by the exons ATGAGGAGATACAGTCCCCAATACCATAGTCCTCCAAGGAGAGGCTATGGTGGTAGAGAAAGAGATTTTCCTAGGAGGGGATACGGCGGTGGTGGCGGCGGCGGCAGCGGTTATGGCAGGAGGGAACAGAGTCATGGAAGTCTTTTGGTTAGAAACATTCCTTTGGATTGCAG ACCCGAAGAACTTCGAATCCCTTTCGAGAGATTTGGGCTCGTTAGGGATGTTTATATCCCTAAAGACTACTACACAGG ACAACCTCGAGGGTTTGCATTTGTGCAGTTTGTGGATTCTTATGATGCTTCTGAAGCTCAACGTCGCATGAATGGGAAAATATTTGCTGGGAGAGAGATATCGGTGGTTGTGGCTGCAGAGACAAGGAAAAGGCCTGAGGAAATGCGCCATAAATCTAGGGCTAG AGGACCATCAGGCTATGGGGGACGATCATCTTATTATG GGCGTTCTCGGTCTCGTTCACCATCCCGTATGCGTTCTCCTCACCATCCTTCGAGTTCTAGAGGCCGCTACCGCTCGAG GTCTTACTCACCTGCTCCAAGACGACGAGGAAACTATTCTGTTTCACCAGGTAGAAGGCATGAAGAACAGCCAAGGTCTCCAGTAGGTCCTCCGCAAGAACGAGATGGTGATTACAGTCACAGATCATATTCTCCAGGATATGAAAATGCCGATGGAAATGGTTATGGCGA GAAATCCGCAATTGAGCCCGAGAACTCTCGGGCTGCATGGAGGCGATCTCCATGTAGATCATCAAGGTCTCCAGGTAGATATTCAAGGTCTCCTTCTGGGTCTAGATCGAGATCTGCTGACCTTCACGTAGGCATAGCAGACAAGTAG